A single genomic interval of Phocoena sinus isolate mPhoSin1 chromosome 15, mPhoSin1.pri, whole genome shotgun sequence harbors:
- the TEKT4 gene encoding tektin-4 has translation MAQTDILLTKEPAPQTVPACQLPRKLYDVARNTGAHTSSGLATAGFRTAKYLVDEWFQNCYARYHQAFADLDQSEQQHHESRQLVAETEALAQRTQQDSTKKVGERLKDMHCWKLELQRQVEELVAETDLLLAQKQRLERTLDATAVPFSIATDNLQCRERRQHPDLVRDCVEMELLKEADLIRNIQELLKRTMMQVVNQIRMNHEHKETCEMDWSDKVEACNIDEACCRYHNQSSDLQFYPHSAKFEESASTPETWAKFTQENLYRAERERLASVNLRKLVDCILQDASEDLRLQCDAVNLAFGRRCEELEGARHKLEHYLRETLREIVNQEHNVAALKQAIRDKEAPLKVAQTRLYQRSHRPNVELCRDAVQFRLVSEVEELNLSLAALREKLLEAEQSLRNLEDTRMSLEKDIAVKMNSLFIDRQKCMAHRTRYPTVLQLAGYQ, from the exons ATGGCGCAGACAGATATACTTCTGACCAAGGAGCCCGCCCCGCAAACGGTGCCAGCATGCCAGCTGCCCCGCAAGCTGTACGATGTGGCCCGAAACACAGGCGCCCACACGTCCTCGGGCCTGGCCACCGCTGGCTTCCGCACGGCCAAATACCTGGTGGATGAGTGGTTCCAGAACTGCTATGCCCGCTACCACCAGGCCTTTGCCGACCTCGACCAGTCGGAGCAGCAGCACCACGAGAGCCGGCAGCTGGTGGCCGAGACTGAGGCGCTGGCGCAGCGCACGCAGCAGGACTCCACGAAGAAGGTGGGCGAGCGCCTGAAGGACATGCACTGCTGGAAGTTGGAGCTGCAGCGCCAGGTGGAAGAGCTGGTCGCAGAGACTGACCTGCTGCTGGCCCAGAAGCAGCGGCTGGAGCGCACCCTGGATGCCACGGCCGTGCCCTTCTCCATAGCCACTGACAACCTGCAGTGCCGGGAGCGCCGCCAGCACCCCGACCTTGTGCGTGACTGCGTGGAGATGGAGCTGCTGAAG GAGGCAGACCTCATCCGGAACATTCAGGAGCTCCTGAAAAGGACCATGATGCAGGTCGTGAACCAGATTCG GATGAATCACGAGCACAAGGAAACGTGCGAGATGGACTGGTCCGACAAAGTGGAGGCCTGCAACATCGACGAGGCCTGCTGCCGCTACCACAACCAGAGCTCCGACTTGCAGTTCTACCCGCACTCCGCCAAGTTCGAGGAGAG TGCCTCCACTCCCGAGACCTGGGCCAAGTTCACCCAGGAAAACCTGTACCGCGCCGAGCGCGAACGCCTGGCCTCGGTCAACCTGCGGAAGCTTGTCGACTGCATCCTGCAGGACGCATCCGAGGACTTGCGGCTGCAGTGCGACGCCGTGAACCTGGCCTTCGGGCGGCGTTGTGAGGAGCTGGAGGGCGCGCGCCACAAGCTGGAGCACTACCTGCGCGAG ACACTGCGGGAGATCGTGAACCAGGAGCACAATGTCGCAGCGCTGAAGCAGGCCATCAGGGACAAGGAGGCGCCTCTGAAAGTGGCCCAGACCCGCCTGTACCAGCGTTCCCACCGGCCCAACGTGGAGCTGTGCCGAGACGCTGTCCAGTTCAG GCTGGTGAGCGAGGTAGAGGAGCTGAACCTGTCCCTGGCGGCTCTGAGGGAGAAGCTTCTGGAAGCAGAGCAGTCCCTGCGCAACCTGGAGGACACGCGCATGAGCCTGGAGAAGGACATCGCTGTCAAGATGAACAGCCTCTTCATCGACCGCCAGAAGTGCATGGCCCACCGCACCCGCTACCCCACAGTCCTCCAGCTGGCCGGCTACCAGTGA